Genomic DNA from Salinibacter pepae:
CTACGTCGACGGCATCTCCCCGAAGGCCGTTCGGGGCGAGCAGTGTCGTGGGGTCGCTCGCGTCAAGGCGGTCGATCCCGCCCCCGAAGGCCGGGCCGGGCGTGTCGTACCCAATGTATACCGTGCCGCCCGCGTGGGTCAGGGTCCGCACCCGCATCGTGTCGCGGGGCGGAGCGATCCGGGTCACGCTCGCCAGTGCGACGGTTTCCATCCCGTTCACCGACGAGGACTCAGGGGCCTTGAGGCGCGCGGCCCCGGCGGACTTCTGTCCCCTGGACATCCGCGTGTCGAGGTCGTTGGTCTCCGTCAGGAGCGCGGAGGACAGATCCGAACTGGAGCCCGCGCCCCGCTCCACCGGGGCCACACTGTCACATCCCGCGAGCGCCAGGATCAGCCCAAGGACGGGCACGAGCAGTCGGAGCGGGCGTGGCGTGCGGACGCGCATGACGCTGAGGGCGGCTGGTCGGAAGAGTGCGATCGGACGCTCGCCGGTCCCTCCGGCTCCGTATCAACGCCGGAGATGGTGTCCGAAAGACGCACCCACAGAATGCCGATGCCTCGGCGGAAATGATGGTAGATTTTGCGCAAACCCGTGTAGACATCTGGACTGTGTGCACTTCCCTCATGCACAGATCATGCACGGGTTTGTCATTTTCGTGCATCACCGTGGGTCAAGGGATGCGGGCCCTTCCTCGCTCAGCAGTATCGCCTCCCCCTCAATGTGCGTCCGCTTACGTCTCGATGGCCGTCGGTACGTCCGGAGCAAGGGCCGACTGGGTTCGCTCCCCCTCCGCGTCGAAGAACCGAAGGGCGCCCTCCTCGTCACAGACCCAGACCTCTTGCGCCCCCTCCTCCAGGTAGAGGCGACGCTTTTCCGTCATCTCTTCGTCGGTGTTGCCCGCCGACCGGCCCTCGACGCACAGCTCCGGCACCACAGGGCTGGCCTCCGCGTCCTCGGGAATTTGACTCCACCGATCCTCAGAGAGCCAGACCACGTCCGGCACCTTCACTCCCCTCGAGGTCTGCACGGCAAACTCGATTGTTGCCTCGCCGGAGGGTGGAGCATACTCGTCGAGCAGGCGAAGGACACGGCTTTGAAAACGACTGTAAAATGGGGTATGAGGACTCAAGACAAGTTGACCGTGTCTGTTCGTCTCAATTTTGAAGGGGAGATCCCGCAACTGAGGATCGTGTAGGACACGTTCCCAAATGGATTCAGTCGTGGCATCCATGTGGTCGGGCCCCTCAATTCGAGAAATGACGGAAGTCTTGTACCAAAGGCGTTCGTGACCGATCCCGACTGCCCTTCTCGTTACAGCACGTCCTGCGCGTCCACGTCGATTGCCACGTGGTACCCGTTCGGCGGACTGCCGTGGGCGTCGCGCGTCCGGCGCAGGGCCGTCTGGAGGGGGGCTGGACTCCCGCCGCGCACCTTCAGGAGGGTCCGGTACCGGTGCTGCTTCTTCACGCGCTGAATGAAGGCGGGCTCGGGCCCCATCACCCCGGCCGCCCCCGCATGCTGCCGCAGCTGCTCGGTCCAGTTCTCCGCGAGGCGCTCCACCCGGTCCTCGTCCGGCCCCCGAAACTCGACGGTCGCCACGTGCCCGAAGGGCGGGTAGCCCAGCTCGCGGCGCTCGGCGAGGGCCTCCGCCGCGAAGCCCGCGTAGTCGTGCTCCTGCGCGTAGCGGAGGGCCATGTGGTCCGGGTTGCGGGTCTGGAGAATCACCTCGCCGGCCAGCTCACGGGTCCGGCCCGCCCGGCCGGCCACCTGGGTGAGGAGTTGAAACGTGCGCTCCTCCGCCCGGAAGTCGGGAAAGAGGAGCCCCACGTCCGCGTCCACCACCCCCACCAGCGTCACGCGGCTGAAGTCGAGCCCCTTCGCGATCATCTGCGTGCCCAGGAGGATGTCCGCGCCGTTGTCGAACCGGCGGAGGAGGTCGCGGTGGCCGTGCTTCTGGCTCGTGGTGTCGCGGTCCATGCGGAGGATCGTCGCGTCGGGGACGACCTCCTCCAGCTCCGCCTCCACCCGCTGGGTGCCCGTGCCGATCTGGTGGATGTCCCGCCCGCCGCACTCCGGGCACTGACGCGGCACGCGGGCGGCGTAGCCGCAGTAGTGACAGCGCAGCTGCTCCCCCCCACCGTGTCGGTGCAGCGTGAGGCTCACCGAACAGCTCTGGCACTCGGGCGCCCAGCCGCAGTCCTCGCACTCCAGGACCGGCGCGTAGCCCCGGCGGTTTTGGAGCAGGATCGCCTGCTCGCCCCGATCCACCCGGGTGCGGATGGCCTCCCGGAGCGGGTCGGCCAGGGCGCCGTCCAGCTGATGCTTCTTGCGCTGCAGGGCGAGGTCGAGGACGCGAACGTCGGGGAGCGCGGCGGTCTTTCCCGAGGCGTCGGGCACGCGCTCCGGCAGTTCGAGCCGCTCGTACTTGCCCCAGCGCGCGTTCATGGTGCTCTCCAGACTGGGCGTGGCCGAGCCGAGGATGCAGACCGCGTCGGCGCGATGGGCGCGCATGACCGCCACGTCGCGGGCGTGGTAGCGCGGGGCCGGGTCGAACTGCTTGTAGGAGGTTTCGTGCTCCTCGTCCACCACGATGAGGCCCAGGTCCTCCAGCGGCGCGAGGACGGCCGAGCGAGGGCCAATCGCGATGGCGGCCGCCCCCGTGCGCAGCCGGCGCCACGCGTCGTAGCGCTCGCCCATGGTCATCTGGGAGTGAAGGACGGCAATCTCGTCGCCGAAGTGCGCCCGGAAGCGCTGGACGGTCTGGGGCGTGAGGGCGATCTCGGGCACGAGGATGATGCCGGTGCGCCCCCGCGCCCGAACGGCCCGGAGCGCGCGGATGTAGACCTCCGTCTTGCCGCTGCCCGTGATGCCGTGGAGCAGAAAGGTGCCGTAGCGGTGCGCGTCGACCGCGTCGGTGACGGCGTCGAGGGCCTCCTGCTGGGCCGGAAGCAGGTCGTGATCCGGCGGCGGGTCGGGCGCAGGCAGGTCGTCGAGGGGCGAGCGCATCACCTCCTTCTCCACCAGCTCCACCATGCCCTTCTCCACGAGGCTGCGGACGGTGGAGTACGAGGCGTCGGCCCGCTCCATCACGTCGGTCCGGCGCGGCTCGGGCGTGCCCTCCGCCCGGAAGCCCGCCAGCGCCCGGATTGTGGCCTGCTGCTTCTTGCCGCGGAGCTGCTCGATCAGGTCGTCCGGGGCGTCCTTGTGCTGGAACGCGGGGGCGAAGCGGAGGTGCGTTTCCGTCTTGGGGGCCACCCGCTCGTCGGAGAGGGTCGTCTCCACCGCCACGACATCGTCGGCGGCCATGCGGCGGATGAGGGCGAGCGGCACGGCGGGCCCCACACGCTTGCGGACCGCCGCGAGGGTCGTCTCGCCGTGGGCCGCCAGGTCTTCAAGGACGGTCCGTCCCACCTCGTGGTCGGCCCAGACGTCCGGGGCGGCATCGGTGCGGGCCAGGCGGTGCTCCGTCTCGACCGTGGTGCCGGCCGGAAGCACCGCCTTCAGCGCCTCCCCCCAGGGACAGACGTAGTAGTCGGCAATCCACTTCGTGAGGTCGAGCAGCCCGTCCGTGCATACCGGCACGTCGTCGAGCACGTCCAGGACCGCCTTCACGTCAAAGTCGAGCGCCTCGGCCGCCGGCCCCTCGCCCACGATGATGCCGGTCAGGCGCCGGTTGCGGAACGGAACCAGCACCCGGGCCCCCGCCTGGGCCGCCCCGGCGAGGGCCTCCGGCACGCGGTACGTGTAGGCCTGATCGAGCGGAAGGGGCAGGACGACATTGACGGTCACCGGGACGGGCAGCGCTGTTTTTGATACGACTCCGTCCCCCGTACGGACCGTCGTCGCGTGGGTGCCGGGGCGGCCTCGATCGCCCGATGCCCCCCGTGCCCCGTTGCCTACGTGTTGGAGGTCGCCTGGACCCAGTCCGCCGCGACCTCGATCTTGACGGCCTGTCGCACGGCTTGCACCTGCACCAGCAGGTAGGTCTGCCCCCGGTGCTGCAGCACCTTGCCCGTCAGGCCCTGCAGGCGCTCGGGCCCGCCCGTGATCGTGACGGTCTCGCCCACTGCCGGGCGAAGGTCGACCGTTGAGAGCCGTTCGGGCACCGCCTGGGCCTTCCGGAGCCGACCGACCGTCTCCTCGCGGAGGCGGGCCGGCTCGCCGTCGAAGTGGACACAGCGCACGATGCCGTTGGTGCGGAGCACGCGCAGGCGGTCTTTTTCGTCGACCCGGGCAAAGAGGTAGTTGCGGAAGAGCGGCTCGGTGACCTCCTTCGTGCGGTCGGACCACTGCCGCACCTCCGTCTTCTTCGGCACCATCACGTCGATGCGCCGCTCGTCGAGCCGGGTTTCGCACTTCTTTTCGGCCCGGGCCCGGGTGTAGAAGACGCGCCAGACGCGGTTGTCGTCGGGGGAGGGGCTCATGACACGGGCGCCCGCTGGGGCTGAAATTCGGGGGTCGACGGGACTGCGCGGACGGCGCGGTTGCCTTCGCGCCGAGGCGAGTACAGCGGTGTCTCTCGTGCCGCCTCCTTCTCCATCGCGGCATGGGGACAATCGTTCCCGCCCCGGCCGCCGGCGACAGCATCATACCTACGCCTTCTCGGCCGTAACCGCAACCGGCAGCAACACTCGGGCGTCCGTGGGCCGCCGCACCGGGACGGGACGGCAGTGAAAATGACGTGGGGCTTCCGCGTTACACGTCCGCGTCCATTCGTGCCTTCGTGGTGTGGGTCGCGGGGGCATCGATCGGGTCCTCGGGCCAGTAGTGCTTCGGGTAGCGCCCCCGCATGTCCTTGCGGACCTCGTGGTAGGTGCCCCGCCAGAACCCGTCGAGGTCCTGCGTGATCTGGACCGGGCGCTGGGCCGGCGACAGGAGATGAAGGGTCAGGGGCACGCGCCCGTCGGCGATGCGCGGCGTCTCGGTGCGCCCGAACAGCTCCTGGAGGCGCACCGCGAGGACGGGCGCTTCGGGATCGGAGTAGTCGATGGCCCGGTCAAACCCGCTGGGCACCGTAACGTCGGTCGGGGCCCACTCCCGCAGGCGGTCGCGCTGGTCATAGGAGAGCTGATCGCGCAGGATCTGGGGGAGGTTGAGCTGCTGGAGGTCGTCGGCCCGCTTCAGGCCATACAGGTGGGGCAGGAGCCAGTCCTCCAGCGTATCGAGCAGCGCCTCGTCGTGGACGTCGGGCCAGTCGTCGCCAAGGTGGTGGTGCAAAAACTGGATGCGGTGCTGAAGCTGACGGGCGTGGTCGGTCCACGGCAACAGGCCCAGCCCCGCCTCCCGGATGCCCTCCGCCAGCGCTTCCGCCACCGCCGTGGGGTCGGGCGCCTCAACGGGCCCCTCCGTGAGCGTGAGGGCGCCGAGCTGCTCGCGGCGCCGGGCCCGCACCCGCTTCCGCTCGGGGTTCCACGCCACCCTCGTCTCGGTCTCGATCTGGTCGCCGAAGTAGTCGACGATCTCGTCTTCCGAGAGGGGCGCGGCCAGGAAGATGCGGTTCTCCTGCCGGCGGGCGTCCACGTGGGCGGCCACGAGGTAGTCGGCGTCCGACAGCAGCTGGGGCCGCGGCAGCGTGGCGGCACGGCCGGTGCGGAGCCGGAAGCGCCCGCTTTGCCCCTCGCGCCGTTGCGCGAGGCGATCCGGGTAGGCGAAGGCAGTCAAAAGACCCGTAACCGCGACGTCGCCCGCCACCTTCGTGGAGACCCCCAGTTGGGCCCGCCAGTGGTCGGCCACCTTGCGGACGTGGCCGACGGCGCCGTAGGGGACCACGTAGCTGCGGGCATGGTCGGGGGTGGGCCGTTCGCCGCGGCGCAGGCGGTGGAGCGCCTCCAGGCGCAGTCGGAGGTCCACGTCCGGCGCCTCGCCCTGTCCCTTGAAGATGTCGCGCTCGCCGAGCAGGGCCGCGAGGTCGCACGCCACGGCCCCGTGGCCCAGCGCCTGCGCATTGAGGAGCATGTGGGCGAGGCGGGGATGCAGCCCGAGCTCGGCCATCTCGCGGCCGTGGTCGGTAATTGTGCCGTCGCGGTCGACGGCCCCGAGGCGTTGCAGGAGGGCCTGTGCCTGCGCGTAGGTGTCGTCGGGCGGCGGGTCGAGCCAGCGGAGCGCCGACGGGTCGGGCGTGCCCCACTTTGCCAGCTCCAGGGCGAGGGGCGCGAGGTCGGCGTTCTCGATCTCCGGCGCGGTGTGCGGGTCGAGGTGGTGCTGTGTGCGCTTCGTCCAGAGCCGGTAGCACGTGCCGGGGGCCACACGCCCGGCCCGCCCCGTGCGCTGGTCGGCGGAGGCCTGCGAGACACGCACCGTCTCCAGGCGCGTCATGCCGGTGGTGGCGTCGAACCGCGGGGCACGGCGGAGGCCGCTGTCCACCACCACCCGGACGCCCTCGATGGTGAGGCTCGTCTCGGCGATGTCGGTGGCCAGGACGACCTTGCGCTCCCCGTCCGGGCTCGGCGCGATGGCCGCGTCCTGCTCGTCCGGCGGGAGGTTGCCGAAGAGAGGATGCAGGGCCACGTCGCCGGGCACATCGTCCTCCAGTCGCGACTCGGTGCGCCGAATCTCGCCCGCGCCGGGCAGAAAGACGAGCACGTCGCCGTCCGTCTCCGTCAGCACGTCTTGCACCGTCGCCGCGACGGGCGGCGCAATGCGGTCGCCGGGGCTGAGCGGGCGGTCCGCGTAGTGCACGTCTACCGGGTAGCTGCGGCCCTCGCTCTGGATGAGCGGCGCATCGTCGACGAGGCCCGCAATGGGCCCGGTGTCGAGCGTGGCGCTCATGACGAGCACGCGCAGGTCGGGGCGGACGACCTCGCGGGCCTGGAGCGCGAGGGCGAGGCCGAGGTCGGCCTGCAGGTTGCGCTCGTGGAACTCGTCGAACAGCACCGCGCCGATGCCGTCCAGCGCCGGATCGTCCTGCAGCATGCGCGTGAGCACCCCTTCCGTGACGACCTCAATTCGGGTCTGGGCGCTTACCCGCGTGTCCATGCGCACCCGGTACCCCACCGTCTGCCCGGCGTCCTCGCCGAGCTGCCGGGCCATGTACTGCGCGGCGGAGCGGGCCGCCAGCCGCCGCGGCTCCAGCATGAGGAGCCGGTCGCCCCCGAGCCACGGCTCCCCCAGCAGGGCCAGCGGCACGCGGGTCGTCTTGCCCGCGCCCGTCGGGGCCTGGAGCACCGCCTCCGTCCGCTCGCGGAGAGCGGCCGTCAGGTTCGGCAGCACATCGTCGATCGGAAGGTTCGGCATTCGCGTCCAGGGCGCTCGTTCAGACATCTACCGCAGGGCTTGTAGCCGCGGGCCGAGCGGCGGGTTTCAGCCCACGTGTCGTCCACGCGCTTCCGAAGAACGACATTGTCCCTCCTCGTGCCCGGGCCACGCAGCGGAACGAGGACGAGCCCCCGCCCGGCGGTGAGGGGGCAGACTGGGCGAGACGCCCTCGTCTCCGCCTGTCACGCCCCCCGAAGCAGGGGTGTGGCTCGCCCCTCACGCCCCCTCCTCGTGCTGCCAATCCACGCGGAGCCCGGCGTCCCCGGCACGCACGTCAAGCGCCTTCACGTGGGGGATCACCGCCGTGGCCGCCGCGAGGGCGTCGGGCGGCTGCGAGGTCGCCACGCCGAGGACCGTCGCTCCGGCCCGTCGGGCCGACGCCACCCCCGCCGGGGCGTCTTCCAGCACGACGCAGCGCCCGGGATCGATGCCCAGCCCTGTCGCGGCCTGCTGGTACGGTTCGGGGGCCGGCTTGCCCCGCTCCACATCGTCGGCCGTCACAAACACCTCCGGCTCCGGGAGGCCGACGTGCGCCATCCGTGCGGTGGCCGTGCGGCGGCGCCCGCTGGTGGCGATGGCCCACCGGTCCCGCGGCAGGCGGTTGAGGAGCGCCTTCGCCCCGTCGAACGCCTCAAGGCCGTCGGTGGCCCTCTCGTCTCCCAACCGCTCGATCTCCGTCTCCGGGTCGAGGTGCGGCGCCACCTCCTCGATGACCTCAACGGCCGGGCGCCCCGTCTGGACAGCCTCGACCTCTTCGAACGGGATGCCGCGATCCTCGGCCCAGCGTTTCCATTGTCTCCGGACGACGGCCTCGGAGTCGACAAGCACACCGTCAAGGTCGAAGAGAATAGCGTCGCACGAATGCGCCATGGGACTGAAAATCGATGGGTGCCTGCGAGACGAGTTCGTGTTCGTGGCGTGTGGCTGATGTTTCTCACACCCTATGCCGGGGGATTGGGTTCGATCTCGTCCGGCGCGGAAGGGCTTTCTGCGTGCGCGCTTCACGAACATGTCTTTCGTCCCACTCGGTCCCCCCGTCCCGACACGGCCATCATTTCGATTCACCCCTCCTGCGTGCGATTCACGGCAGCCCCCCGCCGTACGTTTGCTTTCGTCCACCGGGACCCAGTTTATGTGACTGGTTTCGCTTTCCTGTTGGCGGGGCCAACACGATCGCCCCCATGACGACCGCCCTCCACCCTTCGCTGTAGGCTCACTTCCCCTGTACGGTCCTCAATGCCCTCATTGTCCCCTACTCGCGGCCGACTGCTCATTGCCGCGGCCCTGCTGATCGGCCTCTTCGCAGGCTGCGCAAGCTCTCAGTCCACAACCGCCCCCTCCCCGGACGGTTCGGCACAGGCGCAATCGTCGGCCCAGAACGAGACGGGGGAGAACGGCTTCAAGCCCTTCGGGGAGGTCGTCCCCGACTCGGCCCGGACCGACCCCGGACTGCTCACGACGCACCGCTTCGACGGCACCCTGTACGTCGAGATTCCCGACTCGCTGATCGGGCGGGAGCTGCTCATGGTCTCGCGGGCGGCCCAGACGCCCGACGGCTTCGGCTACGGGGGGGAGAAGACCGCCACCCAGGTGCTGCGCTGGCAGCGCCGTGGCGACCAGCTCTACCTGCGGGTCGTGAGCCACGAGGACATGGCCCAGGAGGACGACCCTGTCTACCAGGCCGTCCAGAACTCGAACCTGGAGCCCATCATCCAGTCGTTCTCCATCGAGGCCCTCAACGAGGACTCGACCGGGGTCGTGGCGGAGGTCACGGACCTGTTCACCGCCGACGTGCCCTCCCTCGGAATTCCGAGCGCGGCGCGGGAGGAATATCGGGTCCGCCGGCTCGACGGGGATCGGACCTACATCAAGGGCGTCGAGAGCTTCCCGGAAAACACGGACATCGAGGCCGTCCTGACGTACCAGGCCGAAAACCCTCCGTCCAACGCCTCGACGAAAACCCTGACGGTGTCGATGAACCACTCGATGGTGCTGCTGCCGAAGGAGCCGATGCAGCCCCGTCTCTGTGACGACCGGGTGGGGTACTTCAGTGTCGAGCGGGTCAACTACAGCTCCGACGAGCAGCAGGCGACCGAGGAATGCTTCATCACACGCTGGCAGCTGGAGCCGAAGGACCCGGAGGCCTACGCCCGCGGCGAGCTCGTGGAGCCGAAAGAGCCGATCGTGTACTACATCGATCCGGCCACCCCTGAGAAGTGGCGCCCCTACCTCAAGCAAGGCGTGGAGGCCTGGCAGTCGACCTTCCGCGAGGCCGGCTTCAAGAACGCAATCCTCGCGAAGGATCCGCCGAGTGCCGAGGAGGACTCCACCTTCGACCCGGACGACATTCGCTACTCCACGATTCGCTACTTCGCCTCGGAGGTCCAGAACGCCTACGGGCCGCACGTGCACGACCCCCGCTCCGGGGAGATCCTGGAGAGCGACATCGGCTGGTACCACAACGTGATGAACCTGCTGCGCAACTGGTACTTCGTGCAGACGGCAGCGGTCAACCCGGAGGCGCGGAAGCCAGTGTTCTCGACGGAGGTGATGGGCACGCTCGTGCGCTTCGTGGCCGCCCACGAGGTGGGCCACACGCTGGGCCTGCCGCACAACATGGGCTCCAGCAACGCCGTCCCGGTCGACTCCCTCCGCTCGCCCTCCTACACGGCGGACCACGGCACCGCCCCCTCCATCATGGATTACGCCCGGTTCAACTACGTGGCCCAGCCGGGCGACGGCGTCGAGAATTTCCTGCCCCGGATTGGCACCTACGACGAGTGGGCCGTGCGGTGGGGCTATACGAAACGCCCGACGGGCACGCCCGAGGAGCAGGCCCAGACGCTCGACGCGATGATTCGGGAGCACACCGACGACCCGCGCTACTTCTTCGGGGCCTCCGGCTCCATCGACCCGCGCGCCCAGTCCGAAGACCTGGGCCGGGACGCAATGGAGGCCAGTCGGCTCGGCATCGCGAACCTGAAGCGCATTCTCCCCAACCTCATCCAGTGGACGAGTCGGGACGGGGAAGGCTACGCCACCCTGGAGGAGCTGTACGGGGCGGTGGTGAACCAGTGGCGCCGCTACATGGGCCACGTCAGTCAGCATCTCGGCGGCGTGCACGAGACGCCGAAGACGTACGGCCAGGAGGGCCCGGTGTACGAGCCCGTCTCGGCCACGGATCAGGAACGCGCGGTGGACTTCCTCCTCACCCACGCGTTCGAGACGCCCACGTGGATGGTGGAGGCCGACGTGCTACGCCGCATCGAGCACGCCGGGGCGCTGGAGCGCGTGCGGGAGGCGCAGGTGGGCGTCCTCGACGGCGTGCTCGACCCGGAGCGCATGGCCCGCATGCTGGAGGCGGAGGCCATGAGCGAGGACGACGTGTACGGCGTCGGCGACCTGTTCGGGGACCTGCGGGGCGGCGTTTGGGCCGAGTTGGAGTCGGGCACGGCCATCGACCCGTACCGGCGCAACCTGCAGCGCGGCTACCTGGAGCGGCTGGACTACCTCATGACCGCGGAGGTGGAGGCCCCGCCGCCCGAGTACCGCCAGTACATCGACTACACGCCGGTCGACGTGAGCCAGTCGGACATCCGGCCGTACGTCCGGGCGGAGCTTAAGACACTGCGGGACGACGTCCAGCAGGGCCTCCGCCGCACGACCGACGAGACGACCGAAATGCACCTGCAGGACGTGCTCGCCCGGATCGACCAGACCCTCAACGGAAGCGAGGACGCCGGCGCATAGCCCCTACACAGGGCGACGCCCGGCGTGGCTCTCGGGGCCGTTGGGGCTAGCGCCCGGTCTCAGAGGTGTCGGTAACTTCGTCCCGCTTCTTGCGGAGGCTTTGCATCAGGGAGTCGAAGCCCCGCTTCCGAACGACCGTCTGGAACGAGCGGGCGTAGCCCTCCACGGTGCTCACCCCGTCGATGATGATGTCCTCCGCCCGCCACTCGTCCTCGCGGCGCTCCAGCACGTACTCGACGGACGTGGTGCGGCCTTCATACGTCGTTTGGGTGCGCACGAAGGCACTGTCGCGCTGTACGTCAATCTGGTCGTAGGTGACCGCGGAACTGTACACCCCGAGGTCGCTCATCGACTGCGCGCGCACCACCTCGCGGAAGACGGAGACGAACTCATCCCGCTGGTCGGCGCTGAGATCCTCCCAGTGCGGCCCAAGGGCCCGCTGGCCCATCACCCGAAAGTCGATGACGCCGTTGACCAGCTCCTTCAGCTGGGCACGCTGCTCGGCGGTATAGTCGTCCGTCTCGCCGAGGATGGACTTGATTTCCTGGTCGCGTTGCTCCAGCATTTGCCGAATCTCGGCCGCTGTGGCGCTTTCGCCCTGCCCGAACGCGGTCGGGGCGCCGCCGCTCAGGAGCAGAAGGGCGGGAAACAGGACGGAGAGGGATCGGCAAAGACGTGTCATGGCGTAGCGTCGATGATGGGTAGAACTGCGCGACGAAAACCTGTATGCGTTCGTGTAGGGGCCGGCGTTTGTCTCGGTGGATCGCGGGGCGTCTCGTGCACCAATTTCGGCCCCGGCTATTCCTGCTCGTCTCTGGTCTCAAGAAGCGTACCGCTCTGCGCCCGGTCGGCGAGCGTGCCGGTGGCCCGCAGGAGATCGAGCACGGCCACGTTGTACCGCCGCACCGCCCGGAGGTACTCGGCCTGCGCCTGCAGGTCGGCCCGCACGGCCTTCACCAGGTCCTCGGTGTTCCCCAGGTCGAGGTCGAAGTTAACCTGCTCGGTCCGGAGCCACTCGCCGGCGATGGTGGTGGAACGGTC
This window encodes:
- a CDS encoding zinc-dependent metalloprotease codes for the protein MPSLSPTRGRLLIAAALLIGLFAGCASSQSTTAPSPDGSAQAQSSAQNETGENGFKPFGEVVPDSARTDPGLLTTHRFDGTLYVEIPDSLIGRELLMVSRAAQTPDGFGYGGEKTATQVLRWQRRGDQLYLRVVSHEDMAQEDDPVYQAVQNSNLEPIIQSFSIEALNEDSTGVVAEVTDLFTADVPSLGIPSAAREEYRVRRLDGDRTYIKGVESFPENTDIEAVLTYQAENPPSNASTKTLTVSMNHSMVLLPKEPMQPRLCDDRVGYFSVERVNYSSDEQQATEECFITRWQLEPKDPEAYARGELVEPKEPIVYYIDPATPEKWRPYLKQGVEAWQSTFREAGFKNAILAKDPPSAEEDSTFDPDDIRYSTIRYFASEVQNAYGPHVHDPRSGEILESDIGWYHNVMNLLRNWYFVQTAAVNPEARKPVFSTEVMGTLVRFVAAHEVGHTLGLPHNMGSSNAVPVDSLRSPSYTADHGTAPSIMDYARFNYVAQPGDGVENFLPRIGTYDEWAVRWGYTKRPTGTPEEQAQTLDAMIREHTDDPRYFFGASGSIDPRAQSEDLGRDAMEASRLGIANLKRILPNLIQWTSRDGEGYATLEELYGAVVNQWRRYMGHVSQHLGGVHETPKTYGQEGPVYEPVSATDQERAVDFLLTHAFETPTWMVEADVLRRIEHAGALERVREAQVGVLDGVLDPERMARMLEAEAMSEDDVYGVGDLFGDLRGGVWAELESGTAIDPYRRNLQRGYLERLDYLMTAEVEAPPPEYRQYIDYTPVDVSQSDIRPYVRAELKTLRDDVQQGLRRTTDETTEMHLQDVLARIDQTLNGSEDAGA
- a CDS encoding HAD family hydrolase; amino-acid sequence: MAHSCDAILFDLDGVLVDSEAVVRRQWKRWAEDRGIPFEEVEAVQTGRPAVEVIEEVAPHLDPETEIERLGDERATDGLEAFDGAKALLNRLPRDRWAIATSGRRRTATARMAHVGLPEPEVFVTADDVERGKPAPEPYQQAATGLGIDPGRCVVLEDAPAGVASARRAGATVLGVATSQPPDALAAATAVIPHVKALDVRAGDAGLRVDWQHEEGA
- the hrpB gene encoding ATP-dependent helicase HrpB, whose product is MPNLPIDDVLPNLTAALRERTEAVLQAPTGAGKTTRVPLALLGEPWLGGDRLLMLEPRRLAARSAAQYMARQLGEDAGQTVGYRVRMDTRVSAQTRIEVVTEGVLTRMLQDDPALDGIGAVLFDEFHERNLQADLGLALALQAREVVRPDLRVLVMSATLDTGPIAGLVDDAPLIQSEGRSYPVDVHYADRPLSPGDRIAPPVAATVQDVLTETDGDVLVFLPGAGEIRRTESRLEDDVPGDVALHPLFGNLPPDEQDAAIAPSPDGERKVVLATDIAETSLTIEGVRVVVDSGLRRAPRFDATTGMTRLETVRVSQASADQRTGRAGRVAPGTCYRLWTKRTQHHLDPHTAPEIENADLAPLALELAKWGTPDPSALRWLDPPPDDTYAQAQALLQRLGAVDRDGTITDHGREMAELGLHPRLAHMLLNAQALGHGAVACDLAALLGERDIFKGQGEAPDVDLRLRLEALHRLRRGERPTPDHARSYVVPYGAVGHVRKVADHWRAQLGVSTKVAGDVAVTGLLTAFAYPDRLAQRREGQSGRFRLRTGRAATLPRPQLLSDADYLVAAHVDARRQENRIFLAAPLSEDEIVDYFGDQIETETRVAWNPERKRVRARRREQLGALTLTEGPVEAPDPTAVAEALAEGIREAGLGLLPWTDHARQLQHRIQFLHHHLGDDWPDVHDEALLDTLEDWLLPHLYGLKRADDLQQLNLPQILRDQLSYDQRDRLREWAPTDVTVPSGFDRAIDYSDPEAPVLAVRLQELFGRTETPRIADGRVPLTLHLLSPAQRPVQITQDLDGFWRGTYHEVRKDMRGRYPKHYWPEDPIDAPATHTTKARMDADV
- a CDS encoding MlaC/ttg2D family ABC transporter substrate-binding protein, which gives rise to MTRLCRSLSVLFPALLLLSGGAPTAFGQGESATAAEIRQMLEQRDQEIKSILGETDDYTAEQRAQLKELVNGVIDFRVMGQRALGPHWEDLSADQRDEFVSVFREVVRAQSMSDLGVYSSAVTYDQIDVQRDSAFVRTQTTYEGRTTSVEYVLERREDEWRAEDIIIDGVSTVEGYARSFQTVVRKRGFDSLMQSLRKKRDEVTDTSETGR
- a CDS encoding Uma2 family endonuclease encodes the protein MDATTESIWERVLHDPQLRDLPFKIETNRHGQLVLSPHTPFYSRFQSRVLRLLDEYAPPSGEATIEFAVQTSRGVKVPDVVWLSEDRWSQIPEDAEASPVVPELCVEGRSAGNTDEEMTEKRRLYLEEGAQEVWVCDEEGALRFFDAEGERTQSALAPDVPTAIET
- a CDS encoding UpxY family transcription antiterminator, coding for MSPSPDDNRVWRVFYTRARAEKKCETRLDERRIDVMVPKKTEVRQWSDRTKEVTEPLFRNYLFARVDEKDRLRVLRTNGIVRCVHFDGEPARLREETVGRLRKAQAVPERLSTVDLRPAVGETVTITGGPERLQGLTGKVLQHRGQTYLLVQVQAVRQAVKIEVAADWVQATSNT
- the priA gene encoding replication restart helicase PriA, which encodes MTVNVVLPLPLDQAYTYRVPEALAGAAQAGARVLVPFRNRRLTGIIVGEGPAAEALDFDVKAVLDVLDDVPVCTDGLLDLTKWIADYYVCPWGEALKAVLPAGTTVETEHRLARTDAAPDVWADHEVGRTVLEDLAAHGETTLAAVRKRVGPAVPLALIRRMAADDVVAVETTLSDERVAPKTETHLRFAPAFQHKDAPDDLIEQLRGKKQQATIRALAGFRAEGTPEPRRTDVMERADASYSTVRSLVEKGMVELVEKEVMRSPLDDLPAPDPPPDHDLLPAQQEALDAVTDAVDAHRYGTFLLHGITGSGKTEVYIRALRAVRARGRTGIILVPEIALTPQTVQRFRAHFGDEIAVLHSQMTMGERYDAWRRLRTGAAAIAIGPRSAVLAPLEDLGLIVVDEEHETSYKQFDPAPRYHARDVAVMRAHRADAVCILGSATPSLESTMNARWGKYERLELPERVPDASGKTAALPDVRVLDLALQRKKHQLDGALADPLREAIRTRVDRGEQAILLQNRRGYAPVLECEDCGWAPECQSCSVSLTLHRHGGGEQLRCHYCGYAARVPRQCPECGGRDIHQIGTGTQRVEAELEEVVPDATILRMDRDTTSQKHGHRDLLRRFDNGADILLGTQMIAKGLDFSRVTLVGVVDADVGLLFPDFRAEERTFQLLTQVAGRAGRTRELAGEVILQTRNPDHMALRYAQEHDYAGFAAEALAERRELGYPPFGHVATVEFRGPDEDRVERLAENWTEQLRQHAGAAGVMGPEPAFIQRVKKQHRYRTLLKVRGGSPAPLQTALRRTRDAHGSPPNGYHVAIDVDAQDVL